In Nitrospirota bacterium, a single genomic region encodes these proteins:
- a CDS encoding ABC transporter ATP-binding protein: MEPIIRAEEVTKIYNRHRPDEIRAVADASVSIRAGEVAILKGPSGSGKTTLLSLMGCMGRPTSGRVLVAGRDVAKLPERFLTEIRRKTFGFIFQQFNLMRDVSVIENVLLPLYPLDAGFSEMKGRAAALLARFGLEARQRLKVRQLSGGEQQRVAIARALINDPEIIIADEPTAHLDRTLSSELLAVLGRLRDEGKTIVIATHDAFVYEHSFVDTVVEMQDGRIESISGA, encoded by the coding sequence ATGGAACCGATCATCAGGGCAGAAGAGGTCACGAAGATCTACAACCGCCACCGGCCCGACGAGATCAGGGCGGTCGCCGATGCCTCGGTCTCGATCAGGGCAGGGGAGGTGGCTATCCTCAAAGGGCCGAGCGGCTCGGGGAAGACGACGCTCCTCAGCCTGATGGGCTGCATGGGCAGACCCACTTCCGGGAGGGTCCTCGTTGCCGGGAGGGATGTCGCAAAACTGCCCGAGCGCTTTCTCACCGAAATCCGCCGGAAGACCTTCGGCTTCATCTTTCAGCAGTTCAACCTGATGCGGGATGTCAGCGTCATCGAGAACGTGCTCCTTCCTCTCTACCCGCTCGACGCCGGCTTCTCCGAGATGAAAGGACGGGCGGCGGCGCTGCTCGCGCGGTTCGGCCTCGAGGCACGACAGCGGCTCAAGGTCAGGCAGCTTTCCGGGGGAGAGCAGCAGCGCGTCGCCATCGCCAGGGCGCTGATCAATGACCCCGAGATCATCATCGCGGACGAGCCCACGGCGCATCTCGACCGTACGCTGTCGTCCGAGCTCCTCGCTGTTCTCGGCCGGCTCAGGGACGAAGGAAAGACCATCGTCATCGCGACTCACGACGCCTTTGTCTACGAGCACTCCTTTGTCGATACGGTGGTCGAGATGCAGGACGGTCGCATCGAGAGCATCAGCGGGGCATAG
- a CDS encoding intradiol ring-cleavage dioxygenase: MSVLRFILSLALAIAAAGHTAVSAAAPPPCTPTEPDMLGPFYKPNAPVRSKVGEGYVLSGVARSAATCKPIKGAQIEFWLAGPDGDYDDRYRARMFTDAAGTYRFESPFPEPYGGRPPHIHIRVSAEGYRPLVTQHYPVEHQKQGKMDLVLIPER, translated from the coding sequence ATGAGCGTCCTGCGGTTTATTCTATCTCTCGCCCTCGCTATCGCAGCAGCAGGCCACACGGCAGTATCTGCCGCAGCTCCGCCGCCCTGCACGCCTACCGAGCCCGACATGCTCGGGCCGTTCTACAAGCCCAATGCACCGGTGCGATCAAAAGTGGGCGAGGGGTACGTGCTGAGCGGCGTGGCGCGGTCGGCGGCGACCTGCAAGCCGATCAAGGGGGCGCAGATCGAGTTCTGGCTCGCCGGACCCGATGGGGACTACGACGACCGCTATCGGGCCAGGATGTTCACGGATGCTGCCGGGACCTATCGTTTCGAGAGCCCCTTTCCCGAGCCTTACGGGGGACGCCCGCCCCATATCCATATCCGGGTTTCAGCCGAAGGCTATCGGCCCCTCGTGACACAGCACTATCCCGTCGAACACCAGAAACAAGGGAAGATGGACCTCGTCCTCATCCCGGAGCGGTAG
- a CDS encoding FtsX-like permease family protein, with amino-acid sequence MQRHLKILEYALSSLLRRKYKNISLVVVYTLTIAVLASILFLTHALKYEASRVLSTAPDLVVQKMAAGRHELIPSAYGETIEKIRGVKEVTPRYWGYYYDALTHANYTLLGVDGSDAGALLPGLHLIEGSLPSASGQSAVGAGVAEARNVDTGKELILIDSANTGTVFEITGLFTAPSSLITHDLIVFTKEDLVQFFNFPSGSATDIAVEVYNEREVPTVAAKIKQALPDTRPITKGEIVRTYDAVFNWRSGMMLTIFSSALIAFCILAWDKATGISAEEKREIGILKAIGWDTADVLALKFWEGIALSLTSFLLGIIIAYLHVFVFGAAVLAPVIKGWSVLFPPFRLTPSLDLYQIFVMAFLTIAPYVASTIIPSWKAAVTDPESVMRM; translated from the coding sequence GTGCAACGGCACCTGAAGATACTGGAATACGCGCTCTCCTCGCTCCTGCGCAGGAAGTACAAGAATATATCGCTCGTTGTCGTCTACACCCTGACCATCGCGGTCCTCGCCTCGATCCTCTTTCTTACGCATGCCCTGAAGTACGAGGCATCGCGCGTTCTGAGCACCGCTCCCGACCTGGTGGTGCAGAAGATGGCTGCAGGGAGGCACGAGCTCATACCGTCCGCCTATGGCGAGACCATCGAGAAGATACGCGGGGTCAAAGAGGTGACGCCGCGCTACTGGGGGTACTACTACGATGCGCTCACCCATGCCAATTACACGCTGCTCGGGGTCGACGGGAGCGACGCGGGTGCGCTCCTCCCCGGCCTGCATCTTATAGAGGGGAGCCTCCCCTCGGCGAGCGGACAGTCCGCTGTCGGCGCCGGCGTTGCCGAGGCGCGCAATGTCGATACCGGGAAGGAGCTCATCCTGATCGACAGCGCCAATACCGGCACCGTCTTCGAGATCACCGGCCTCTTCACCGCCCCTTCGAGTCTCATCACTCATGACCTGATCGTCTTTACGAAGGAAGATCTGGTCCAGTTCTTCAATTTTCCCTCGGGCAGCGCCACCGATATCGCGGTCGAGGTATACAATGAGCGGGAGGTCCCGACCGTTGCCGCGAAGATCAAGCAGGCCCTGCCCGACACCCGGCCGATAACGAAAGGCGAGATCGTCAGGACCTACGATGCGGTGTTCAACTGGCGGAGCGGGATGATGCTGACGATCTTCTCCTCTGCGCTGATCGCTTTCTGCATTCTCGCCTGGGACAAGGCGACCGGGATCAGCGCTGAAGAGAAGCGGGAGATCGGGATTCTCAAGGCGATCGGCTGGGATACGGCCGACGTGCTCGCGCTCAAGTTCTGGGAGGGCATCGCGCTCTCGCTCACCTCCTTCCTCCTCGGCATCATCATCGCCTATCTCCATGTCTTCGTCTTCGGCGCCGCGGTGCTGGCGCCGGTGATCAAAGGCTGGTCCGTCCTCTTCCCGCCGTTCCGCCTCACCCCGTCCCTCGACCTCTACCAGATCTTCGTCATGGCCTTTCTCACGATCGCGCCCTATGTGGCGAGCACCATCATCCCGTCGTGGAAAGCGGCGGTCACCGATCCCGAAAGTGTCATGAGGATGTGA
- a CDS encoding acetyl-CoA carboxylase carboxyltransferase subunit alpha has translation MSYYLDFEKPLEELETKIEELKRLSDGKELDIASEIKRLEKKAKELRSEIFAGLTPWQKSMIARHPERPYTLDYITMVVEDFVELHGDRRFGDDSAIVGGVGKIGGVPMVVIGHQKGRGTKERISRNFGQPNPEGYRKALRLMKLAERFKRPVVTFVDTPGAFPGIGAEERGQAEAIATNLMEMSKLKTPIVSVVIGEGGSGGALALSVADRLAMLELSVYSVISPEGCAAILWKKNGELSAEDFSRAAAALKLTAQDLKAFKIIDDIIPEPLGGAHRDPEMTAKRIADYVVRAVEGLRSKNPARLIEERYKRIRRIGAVTQTAPSQSHRE, from the coding sequence ATGAGTTATTACCTCGATTTTGAAAAACCGCTGGAAGAGCTCGAGACCAAGATCGAAGAGCTGAAGCGGCTCTCCGACGGCAAAGAGCTGGATATCGCCTCCGAGATCAAGCGGCTCGAGAAAAAGGCGAAGGAGCTGCGGTCCGAGATCTTCGCCGGCCTCACTCCCTGGCAGAAGAGCATGATCGCCCGCCACCCCGAGCGCCCGTACACGCTCGACTATATAACGATGGTGGTCGAGGATTTCGTCGAGCTCCATGGCGACCGCCGGTTCGGCGACGACTCCGCGATCGTCGGCGGCGTCGGCAAGATCGGGGGCGTTCCCATGGTCGTTATCGGCCACCAGAAGGGCCGGGGAACGAAGGAGCGGATCTCCCGGAACTTCGGCCAGCCCAACCCCGAGGGGTACCGCAAGGCGCTGCGGCTGATGAAGCTGGCGGAGCGCTTCAAGAGGCCGGTCGTGACCTTCGTCGATACGCCCGGAGCCTTCCCCGGCATCGGGGCCGAAGAACGGGGGCAGGCGGAAGCGATCGCGACCAATCTCATGGAGATGTCCAAGCTGAAGACGCCGATCGTCTCGGTGGTCATCGGCGAGGGCGGCAGCGGCGGCGCGCTCGCCCTGAGCGTTGCCGACCGGCTCGCCATGCTCGAGCTCTCGGTCTACTCCGTCATCTCTCCCGAGGGGTGCGCCGCTATCCTCTGGAAGAAGAACGGCGAGCTCTCGGCAGAGGATTTCTCGCGGGCAGCGGCAGCCCTCAAGCTCACTGCCCAGGATCTGAAGGCCTTCAAGATCATCGACGATATCATCCCCGAACCGCTCGGCGGCGCGCACCGCGACCCCGAGATGACCGCGAAGCGGATCGCCGATTACGTGGTGAGGGCGGTCGAGGGCCTCAGATCAAAGAACCCTGCACGACTGATCGAGGAGCGCTACAAGAGGATCCGGAGGATAGGGGCAGTTACTCAAACAGCGCCTTCACAAAGTCATCGGGAGTGA
- the dnaE gene encoding DNA polymerase III subunit alpha: protein MLHADFVPLHLHTEYSLLDGAIKIDELVAQAAAFKMPAVAITDHGSLFGAVEFYKKARKAGIKPIIGCEMYVAPQSRLDRAKTSIESTLSEEAAFHLILLARDATGYRNLTTLVSKAFLEGFYYKPRIDKELLEQYSGGLIGLSACLKGEVPYYLRSGNLDKAREVALQYKHILGPENFYFELQHNGLPEQEEVNRLLIELAGELHIPLVATNDCHYLRKEDAKAHDILLCIQTGKIVKDEKRLKMATEEFYFKSPEEMKRVFADQPEAIRNTLKIAERCNFDFTLGKYLLPMYELPEGMSPESSLEKLASEGLEQRSKGAPPAEYRERLTRELKMIKKMGFASYFLIVWDFISYAKKKGIPVGPGRGSAAGSLVAYCLGITDIDPIRYNLLFERFLNPERVSMPDIDVDFCKDRRGEVIEYVAEKYGDDHVAQIITFGTMAAKAAIRDVGRVLDIPYADVDRIAKLVPNNASIEEAIKLEPQLKELYETNETVKELLDIAQRLEGLSRHASTHAAGVVIAPKPLTDFTALYKNPAEETVTTQFDMGSVESVGLLKFDFLGLKTLTVLEKTVDYIRQQGKEIVLADIPIDDEATYKLLSAGETTGIFQLESDGMRDILVKMQPNRFEDLIALVALYRPGPIGSGMIDDFIKRKKGETEVVYDLPQLSEILDETYGVILYQEQVMRIANKIANFSLGQADLLRRAMGKKKPEEMAKQKEVFLSGAAANHIPEKKAERLFELMAFFAEYGFNKSHSAAYAYLSYQTAYLKAHYPVEFMTANLSADMGDTDKIVKLINECRSMAIEILPPDINESEREFKIAGNSVRFGLEAVKGVGTAAIEILILNRQNGAFASFDEFLRRMDNKKVNKKVIESLIKAGAFDSLYRDRDASPEKTGAERTPRAAQYVPPQRARARAMAALAAPSRANGLGPGLFGEMDPAGEEVQPWDEKTLLAYEKEALGFYISGHPLARYRRTLASMEVAPIAAMAEKDDRAEVCIAGIVSEMKSKAKEKGVTAFLTLEDETGASDVLVFPALYREHADFLRKGNLVMVRGLVSKAEKGIKVMARELRDLSGLEISMKYEVALRCEDRDDASRKFACIRSLLRDVASNGGDRVSLSFRVYLPDCCVLIASQLKPAHNFIPEVERITGGTVKVY, encoded by the coding sequence ATGCTGCACGCTGATTTCGTTCCCCTCCATCTGCATACTGAATACAGCCTCCTGGACGGTGCAATCAAGATCGATGAGCTCGTGGCGCAGGCAGCGGCATTCAAAATGCCCGCGGTCGCGATCACCGACCACGGCAGCCTCTTCGGTGCGGTCGAATTTTACAAGAAGGCGAGAAAGGCGGGCATCAAGCCCATTATAGGATGTGAAATGTATGTCGCGCCGCAGAGCCGCCTCGACCGCGCCAAGACGAGCATCGAGAGCACCCTCAGCGAAGAGGCGGCGTTCCACCTCATCCTCCTCGCGCGGGATGCCACCGGCTACCGCAACCTCACGACGCTGGTATCCAAGGCCTTCCTCGAGGGATTTTATTATAAGCCGAGGATAGACAAGGAGCTCCTCGAGCAGTACAGCGGCGGGCTCATAGGCCTCAGCGCCTGCCTCAAGGGTGAAGTGCCGTACTATCTCAGGAGCGGCAATCTCGACAAGGCGCGGGAGGTCGCCCTCCAGTACAAGCATATCCTCGGTCCCGAAAATTTCTATTTCGAGCTCCAGCACAACGGCCTGCCGGAACAGGAAGAGGTGAACAGGCTGCTCATCGAGCTCGCCGGGGAGCTCCACATCCCCCTCGTCGCCACGAACGACTGCCACTACCTGAGAAAAGAGGACGCCAAGGCGCACGACATCCTCCTCTGCATCCAGACCGGAAAGATCGTGAAGGACGAGAAACGGCTCAAGATGGCGACGGAGGAGTTTTATTTCAAGTCGCCGGAGGAGATGAAGCGGGTCTTTGCCGATCAGCCGGAGGCGATCCGGAATACGCTCAAGATCGCCGAGCGGTGCAACTTCGATTTTACGCTCGGCAAATACCTGCTGCCCATGTATGAGCTGCCCGAGGGCATGTCGCCGGAGAGCTCTCTCGAGAAGCTCGCCTCCGAGGGGCTGGAGCAGCGTTCCAAAGGCGCTCCTCCCGCGGAATACCGGGAACGGCTCACCCGGGAGCTCAAGATGATCAAGAAGATGGGCTTCGCCTCCTACTTCCTGATCGTCTGGGATTTTATCAGCTACGCCAAGAAGAAAGGGATCCCGGTAGGTCCCGGCAGGGGCTCGGCAGCGGGGAGCCTCGTGGCCTACTGCCTCGGCATCACCGATATCGATCCCATCAGGTACAATCTCCTCTTCGAACGCTTCCTGAACCCCGAGCGCGTCAGCATGCCCGATATCGATGTCGACTTCTGCAAGGACCGGAGGGGCGAGGTTATCGAGTATGTTGCGGAGAAGTACGGGGACGACCATGTCGCCCAGATCATCACCTTCGGGACCATGGCGGCGAAGGCAGCGATCCGCGACGTCGGCAGGGTGCTCGACATCCCCTACGCCGATGTGGACCGTATCGCGAAGCTCGTCCCCAACAACGCGAGCATCGAGGAGGCGATCAAGCTCGAGCCCCAGCTCAAGGAGCTTTATGAAACGAATGAGACGGTCAAGGAGCTCCTGGACATCGCGCAGCGGCTCGAGGGCCTCTCGCGCCATGCCTCGACCCACGCCGCGGGCGTGGTCATAGCCCCGAAGCCCCTTACCGACTTCACCGCGCTCTACAAGAACCCGGCGGAAGAGACGGTCACCACCCAGTTCGATATGGGCTCGGTCGAGAGCGTCGGCCTGCTCAAGTTCGACTTTCTCGGGCTCAAGACGCTCACGGTGCTCGAAAAGACGGTCGATTACATCCGGCAGCAGGGAAAGGAGATCGTGCTCGCGGATATCCCGATCGATGACGAGGCCACCTACAAGCTGCTCAGCGCCGGCGAGACGACCGGCATCTTCCAGCTCGAAAGCGACGGCATGCGCGACATCCTGGTGAAGATGCAGCCGAACCGCTTCGAAGACCTCATCGCCCTCGTCGCGCTCTACCGTCCCGGGCCTATCGGCAGCGGCATGATCGACGACTTCATAAAACGGAAGAAGGGCGAGACCGAAGTCGTCTACGACCTCCCGCAGCTCAGCGAGATCCTCGACGAGACCTACGGCGTCATCCTCTATCAGGAACAGGTCATGCGCATCGCCAACAAGATCGCGAACTTCTCGCTGGGACAGGCGGACCTCCTCAGGAGGGCGATGGGCAAGAAGAAGCCCGAGGAGATGGCGAAGCAGAAAGAGGTCTTCCTCAGCGGCGCTGCCGCGAACCACATCCCGGAGAAGAAGGCGGAGCGGCTCTTCGAGCTCATGGCGTTCTTCGCAGAGTACGGGTTCAACAAATCCCATTCAGCAGCCTATGCGTATCTCTCCTACCAGACGGCCTATCTGAAGGCGCACTACCCCGTCGAATTCATGACCGCCAACCTCAGCGCCGATATGGGCGATACGGACAAGATCGTCAAGCTCATCAATGAATGCAGGAGCATGGCTATCGAGATCCTGCCCCCCGATATCAACGAGAGCGAGCGGGAGTTCAAGATCGCCGGCAACTCGGTCCGCTTCGGCCTCGAGGCGGTGAAAGGGGTGGGTACCGCGGCGATAGAGATCCTCATCCTCAACCGGCAGAACGGGGCGTTCGCCTCCTTCGACGAGTTCCTGAGGAGGATGGACAACAAGAAGGTCAACAAGAAGGTGATCGAAAGCCTCATTAAGGCGGGCGCCTTCGATTCCCTCTACAGGGACCGCGATGCATCACCGGAGAAGACGGGAGCTGAACGTACACCACGTGCCGCGCAGTACGTGCCGCCCCAGAGGGCGCGGGCGAGGGCCATGGCAGCGCTCGCCGCTCCTTCCCGGGCGAACGGGCTCGGTCCCGGGCTCTTCGGCGAGATGGACCCTGCCGGCGAGGAGGTCCAGCCCTGGGACGAAAAGACGCTGCTCGCGTACGAGAAGGAGGCGCTCGGCTTCTATATCTCGGGGCATCCGCTGGCGCGGTACCGCCGCACCCTGGCATCGATGGAGGTCGCCCCGATCGCCGCAATGGCGGAAAAGGACGACCGGGCGGAGGTCTGCATCGCGGGCATCGTGAGCGAGATGAAGAGCAAGGCGAAGGAGAAGGGCGTGACCGCGTTCCTCACCCTCGAGGACGAGACCGGCGCGAGCGACGTGCTCGTCTTCCCGGCGCTCTACCGCGAGCATGCCGATTTCCTGCGGAAAGGGAATCTCGTGATGGTGCGGGGCCTGGTCTCGAAGGCCGAGAAGGGGATCAAGGTCATGGCGCGGGAGCTCCGGGACCTCTCCGGCCTCGAGATCAGTATGAAGTACGAGGTGGCGCTGCGGTGCGAGGACAGGGACGACGCCTCCCGGAAGTTCGCCTGCATCAGGAGCCTGCTCCGGGACGTTGCCTCGAACGGCGGCGACAGGGTATCATTATCCTTCAGGGTGTACCTGCCCGACTGCTGCGTGCTCATCGCGTCGCAGCTGAAGCCGGCGCACAACTTCATTCCCGAGGTCGAGAGGATCACGGGAGGGACGGTAAAGGTATACTGA
- a CDS encoding amino acid ABC transporter substrate-binding protein translates to MVARSFCAVLLSALLLPALAVSLQAAEAQPSTVAGLPPGEALRLGERMYRDGILPSGEPMMAVVEGDITVEGTMFTCISCHLRSGLGSNEGTVFTPPTNGAKLYKPLPHGQGVIGSPEAKLPKEYAGGDVRPAYTDKTLAAALMAGVDPAGRKFDYVMPRYMLSDRDAEIMVFYLKNLSAAISPGVTDTTLRFATVITEEVPPKDRDAMIAPLEAYFRDRTSQSRHQEKRARHGGPFREEMYSSYRKIVLSRWELKGAPETWRGQVEEYYGKEPVFALAGGITTRSWEPIHRFCEERKIPCIFPVTDYPVIADSDWYTLYFSKGLYQEGEAAARYLRSEEIPETVPVVQVFRNTREGRVLAEAFRETRRKLGLGPPEERMLSDEPLTPAFWRALADAYPSAVVALWLPPKDLADAAALSEGAKRPAMLFMAASLLDASLYTLPEQIRPFTYIAYPYRLPQEKHRNKLVVENWLKVRNIPVTDFAIQSKMYFVGWMLSEALMMMQSDFYRDYFLDVIDMAKDQTYAIVTYPRVSFGPGQRYASKGCYIVQLSGGPEPELVRKSEWVIH, encoded by the coding sequence ATGGTAGCGCGATCCTTTTGTGCCGTACTCCTGAGCGCGCTTCTGCTCCCTGCATTGGCGGTCTCGCTCCAGGCTGCAGAGGCGCAGCCGTCGACAGTGGCAGGCCTGCCGCCCGGGGAGGCCCTTCGGCTCGGGGAGCGGATGTATCGCGACGGCATCCTTCCGTCGGGTGAGCCGATGATGGCGGTGGTCGAGGGAGACATCACGGTAGAGGGAACGATGTTCACCTGTATCAGCTGCCACCTGAGGAGCGGCCTGGGGTCGAACGAGGGTACGGTCTTTACCCCGCCGACCAATGGAGCGAAGCTTTACAAGCCCCTGCCGCACGGGCAGGGGGTCATCGGCTCTCCCGAAGCGAAGCTTCCCAAAGAATATGCGGGCGGCGATGTGCGGCCCGCCTACACGGACAAGACGCTCGCCGCGGCGCTCATGGCGGGAGTGGACCCGGCAGGCAGAAAGTTCGACTATGTCATGCCGCGGTATATGCTTTCGGACCGGGATGCGGAGATCATGGTCTTCTATCTCAAGAATCTCTCCGCGGCTATTTCTCCTGGCGTGACCGACACGACGCTGCGCTTCGCTACGGTTATCACCGAAGAGGTCCCCCCAAAGGACCGGGATGCGATGATCGCTCCCCTGGAGGCGTATTTCCGTGACAGGACCTCCCAGTCGCGGCATCAGGAAAAACGGGCGCGGCATGGAGGACCCTTCCGCGAGGAGATGTACAGCTCCTACCGCAAGATAGTGCTCTCCCGCTGGGAGTTGAAGGGAGCCCCCGAGACATGGCGAGGCCAGGTGGAGGAGTACTACGGGAAGGAGCCTGTCTTCGCCCTTGCCGGCGGTATCACCACCCGGAGCTGGGAGCCGATACACCGGTTCTGCGAGGAGCGGAAGATCCCCTGCATCTTCCCGGTCACCGACTATCCGGTGATTGCGGATTCGGACTGGTACACGCTCTACTTCTCCAAAGGTCTTTATCAGGAAGGGGAGGCTGCGGCGCGGTACCTGCGTTCCGAGGAGATACCGGAAACGGTTCCCGTCGTTCAGGTCTTCCGCAACACCCGGGAGGGGCGCGTGCTTGCAGAGGCGTTCAGGGAGACGCGGAGAAAGCTCGGTCTCGGCCCGCCCGAAGAGAGGATGCTCTCGGATGAGCCTCTTACCCCGGCCTTCTGGAGAGCGCTGGCAGACGCGTATCCTTCAGCCGTGGTGGCGCTCTGGCTCCCGCCGAAGGACCTCGCCGACGCGGCGGCGCTCTCGGAAGGGGCCAAAAGGCCGGCGATGCTCTTCATGGCAGCAAGCCTCCTCGATGCGTCGCTGTATACGCTGCCGGAGCAGATCCGCCCCTTTACGTATATCGCCTACCCTTATCGTCTGCCGCAGGAGAAGCACCGGAACAAGCTCGTGGTCGAGAACTGGCTCAAGGTGAGGAATATCCCGGTAACCGATTTCGCTATTCAGTCCAAGATGTACTTCGTCGGCTGGATGCTCTCGGAGGCGCTCATGATGATGCAGAGCGACTTCTATCGCGACTACTTTCTCGATGTCATCGATATGGCCAAGGACCAGACCTATGCCATCGTCACCTATCCGCGGGTGAGCTTCGGCCCCGGCCAGCGCTATGCGTCGAAGGGCTGCTATATCGTGCAGTTGTCAGGAGGGCCCGAGCCCGAGCTCGTGAGGAAGAGCGAGTGGGTGATTCACTGA
- a CDS encoding SCO family protein — protein MRMQRIRSLVLSTVALLALSASVEAADAPQRYKRTTERYAVPDVTLVNQDGKKVRLAALLNADKPVMLDFIYGTCTTICPVLSAGYSSLQRKLGPDASKVQLVSVSIDPEYDTPEVMREYLKRYRAKPGWDFLTGSRENIDKVMRAFDAYVPNKMAHYPLTLLKFPGENAWVRIYGLIGTAELMEEYRKGIKQ, from the coding sequence ATGCGAATGCAGAGAATACGCTCTCTCGTGCTCTCCACTGTCGCGCTGCTGGCCCTTTCGGCATCCGTGGAGGCGGCGGATGCCCCCCAGCGCTACAAGCGGACGACAGAGCGGTACGCCGTACCCGATGTCACCCTCGTCAACCAGGACGGCAAGAAAGTGCGGCTCGCGGCGCTGCTGAATGCCGATAAGCCGGTGATGCTCGACTTTATTTACGGCACCTGCACTACCATCTGTCCCGTCCTCTCCGCAGGGTACTCCAGCCTCCAGAGGAAGCTCGGTCCCGATGCGTCGAAGGTGCAGCTCGTTTCGGTCTCGATAGACCCCGAGTACGATACTCCCGAGGTGATGAGAGAGTATCTGAAGCGGTACCGCGCAAAGCCGGGATGGGACTTTCTCACCGGTTCGCGGGAGAATATCGACAAGGTCATGCGGGCCTTCGATGCTTATGTGCCGAACAAGATGGCCCATTATCCGCTCACGCTTCTTAAGTTTCCCGGAGAAAACGCCTGGGTGCGCATCTACGGACTCATCGGTACCGCGGAGCTTATGGAGGAGTACCGGAAAGGAATCAAGCAATGA